A single window of Poecilia reticulata strain Guanapo linkage group LG10, Guppy_female_1.0+MT, whole genome shotgun sequence DNA harbors:
- the LOC103471242 gene encoding protein FAM53C: MVTLITEQLHKQSLEEPYHKAFTFNASVSLPAVGSSPTISWSSGKTTQEASSDPHQSCKAHVSADSCEPRPRSRSGEPLQGPDVSLTNKTFQSSPPPPPKRHCRSLSVPEDLSQCRSTWHPSASMVWTPVKRGCHSRGASSSGSGASSLLLCGPSSSFTSSSLHSSSSPNFFSLALSSDSSLSCGFPWDPCDTLKGACSASLATPSSCSSSPAPLVSHSILHRRFSLSPVHIQIASAASLHPQPSPAHVLAHSFSGPEHPSLCPSPTSACSTPSCSRRDLHPALPRCHSQPCDMRKPRLKRRHDPDVLPCSRPGLDFSKMTQMGNYESLVGGTGGGIFPVSSQSEQRSAFSPAEFLGRSSIGPLSESEEEEEEDEEECKRTVLAVGKNFIFERDCTDLDLSLIEEN, translated from the exons ATGGTTACACTTATCACAGAGCAGCTCCATAAGCAGAGCTTAGAGGAACCTTATCACAAGGCTTTCACATTCAATGCCAGTGTG TCTCTGCCTGCAGTGGGCTCAAGTCCTACCATTTCATGGAGTTCTGGCAAAACGACGCAAG AAGCCAGCTCAGACCCTCACCAGTCATGCAAAGCACATGTTTCGGCTGACTCGTGTGAACCTCGGCCCCGCTCGCGCTCTGGAGAGCCACTCCAGGGACCAGACGTTTCcctcacaaacaaaaccttccAAAGTTCCCCCCCGCCGCCTCCGAAACGCCACTGCCGCTCCCTCTCTGTTCCCGAGGACCTGTCCCAGTGCCGCTCCACTTGGCACCCAAGCGCATCAATGGTCTGGACTCCGGTTAAACGGGGCTGCCACAGTCGAGGAGCATCCAGTTCAGGCTCTGGAGCCAGTTCTTTGCTTCTTTGTGGTCCCAGTTcttccttcacctcctcctctctgcactCATCGTCTAGCCCTAACTTCTTTAGTTTAGCACTGTCTTCTGACTCTTCTTTGTCCTGTGGCTTCCCATGGGATCCCTGTGACACGTTGAAAGGTGCTTGCTCTGCCTCTCTTGCTActccttcctcctgctcctcttcgcCAGCCCCTCTGGTTTCTCACTCTATCCTACACCGTCGCTTCTCCCTTTCCCCCGTGCACATTCAGATCGCCTCTGCGGCGTCCTTGCACCCGCAGCCTTCCCCAGCTCATGTTCTGGCGCACAGCTTTTCTGGCCCGGAGCATCCCTCCCTGTGTCCGTCTCCCACTTCAGCTTGCAGTACCCCATCCTGCTCTCGGCGGGACCTGCACCCCGCACTGCCACGATGCCACTCGCAGCCCTGCGACATGCGCAAACCCCGACTGAAGAGGCGACATGACCCAGATGTCCTTCCTTGCTCCAGGCCAGGGCTGGACTTCAGCAAAATGACACAG ATGGGTAATTACGAGAGCCTGGTGGGCGGAACAGGTGGTGGCATATTTCCAGTGTCTTCTCAATCAGAGCAGCGCTCTGCCTTCTCCCCTGCTGAATTCCTGGGAAGAAGCAGCATCGGTCCTCTGAGTgaaagtgaagaagaagaggaggaggatgaagaagagTGCAAAAGAACTGTTTTAGCTGTtggaaaaaattttatttttgaaagagaCTGTACAGATTTGGACTTGAGCCTCATAGAAGAAAACTGA
- the rack1 gene encoding small ribosomal subunit protein RACK1, whose product MTEQMTVRGTLKGHSGWVTQIATTPQYPDMILSASRDKSIIMWKLTRDETNYGIPQRSLRGHSHFVSDVVISSDGQFALSGAWDGTLRLWDLTTGATTRQFVGHSKDVLSVAFSADNRQIVSGSRDKTIKLWNTLGVCKYTIQDEGHTEWVSCVRFSPNSSNPIIVSCGWDKMVKVWNLANCKLKTNHIGHTGYLNTVTVSPDGSLCASGGKDGQAMLWDLNEGKHLYTLDSGDTINALCFSPNRYWLCAATGPSIKIWDLEGKIIVDELRQEVISTNSKAEPPQCTSLAWSADGQTLFAGYTDNLIRVWQVTIGTR is encoded by the exons ATGACCGAGCAGATGACAGTGAGGGGGACCCTGAAGGGCCACAGTGGATGGGTCACCCAGATCGCCACTACGCCCCAGTACCCCGACATGATTCTGTCGGCGTCCCGAG ACAAGTCTATCATCATGTGGAAACTGACCCGTGATGAGACCAACTATGGCATCCCCCAGCGCTCCCTGAGGGGTCACTCTCACTTCGTGAGTGATGTTGTCATCTCCTCAGATGGCCAGTTTGCTCTCTCAGGAGCCTGGGACGGGACCCTGCGCCTGTGGGACCTCACCAC CGGCGCCACCACCCGCCAGTTTGTTGGACACAGCAAGGATGTTTTGAGCGTGGCTTTCTCCGCTGATAACCGCCAGATTGTGTCTGGCTCTCGGGACAAGACCATCAAGCTGTGGAACACGCTTGGAGTCTGCAAGTACACCATTCAG gatGAAGGCCACACTGAGTGGGTGTCTTGCGTTCGCTTCTCCCCCAACAGCAGCAACCCCATTATCGTCTCCTGCGGCTGGGACAAGATGGTCAAG GTGTGGAACCTGGCCAACTGCAAGCTGAAGACCAACCACATCGGCCACACCGGCTACCTGAACACAGTGACCGTCTCTCCCGATGGCTCTCTGTGTGCATCTGGTGGAAAG GACGGTCAGGCCATGCTGTGGGACCTGAACGAGGGCAAACACCTCTACACTCTGGATAGCGGTGACACCATCAACGCCCTGTGCTTCAGCCCCAACCGTTACTGGCTCTGCGCCGCCACCGGCCCCAGCATTAAGATCTGG GATCTGGAAGGCAAGATCATTGTGGATGAGCtgagacaggaagtgatcaGCACAAACAGCAAGGCAGAGCCCCCACAGTGTACTTCCTTGGCTTGGTCTGCTGATGGACAG ACCCTGTTTGCTGGATACACTGACAACCTGATCAGAGTGTGGCAGGTCACTATTGGAACACGATAA
- the hnrnpaba gene encoding heterogeneous nuclear ribonucleoprotein A/Ba, with the protein MSEAEQQYMETSENGHEAEDDFNGGGNDGSAENDCGEGAGTDPDGNSQDGGQIDASKGEEDAGKMFVGGLSWDTSKKDLKDYFSKFGEVTDCTIKMDQQTGRSRGFGFILFKDSTSVDKVLEQKEHRLDGRQIDPKRAMAMKKEPVKKIFVGGLNPDTAKEVIEEYFGTFGEIETIELPQDPKTEKRRGFVFITYKEEPSVKKVMEKKYHTVGGSKCEIKIAQPKEVYMQQQYGARGYGGRGRGRGGQGQNWNQGYNNYWNQGYNQGYGYGQQGYGYGGYGNYDYSAGYYGYGGGYDYNQGNTSYGKTPRRGGHQSSYKPY; encoded by the exons ATGTCTGAGGCAGAGCAGCAGTACATGGAGACGTCGGAAAACGGCCACGAAGCGGAGGACGATTTTAACGGAGGAGGAAACGACGGCAGCGCCGAGAATGACTGCGGAGAAGGTGCGGGGACCGATCCGGACGGGAACTCGCAGGACGGCGGCCAGATCGACGCCAGCAAGGGCGAAGAAGACGCTGG caaaatgtttgtTGGCGGGCTAAGCTGGGACACAAGCAAAAAGGATCTGAAGGATTACTTCTCAAAGTTTGGAGAGGTGACAGACTGCACTATTAAGATGGACCAGCAGACGGGCCGGTCAAGGGGATTTGGCTTCATTCTCTTTAAGGACTCGACGAGTGTAGACAAG GTTCTTGAGCAGAAGGAGCACAGGTTAGACGGCAGACAGATTGACCCCAAGAGAGCCATGGCCATGAAGAAAGAGCCAgtaaagaaaatctttgttgGAGGCCTTAACCCGGATACCGCCAAGGAAGTCATCGAAGAATACTTCGGGACCTTTGGAGAG attGAGACCATTGAACTCCCACAAGATCCAAAGACTGAGAAGAGGAGaggatttgtatttattacGTATAAAGAAGAGCCTTCTGTCAAGAAGGTTATGGAGAAGAAGTACCATACTGTCGGTGGAAGCAAG tgtgaaataaaaattgcCCAGCCCAAAGAGGTCTACATGCAGCAGCAGTACGGCGCCCGGGGATACGGAGGCCGTGGCAGGGGACGTGGAG GCCAGGGCCAGAACTGGAATCAAGGATACAACAACTACTGGAACCAGGGATACAACCAGGGCTATGGTTATGGACAGCAGGGCTATGGATACGGTGGCTATGGCAACTATGACTACTCTGCTGGTTATTACGGCTATGGGGGTGGCTACGATTACA ACCAGGGCAATACAAGCTATGGGAAAACTCCAAGACGTGGAGGCCACCAGAGTAGCTACAAGCCATACTGA
- the phykpl gene encoding 5-phosphohydroxy-L-lysine phospho-lyase isoform X1, which produces MAEERFRKEETLEMRQRLIGQSCRLFYSEDPVKIVKARGQYLFDENGKRYLDCISNVQHVGHCHPAITKAATAQMDLLNANSRFLHDNIVLYADRLAATLPKKLSVFYFVNSGSEANDLAFRLAEQYTQHEDVVVLDHAYHGHLKSLIDISPYKFRKLAGQKEWVHVAPLPDTYRGIYREEHPNPGQAYADTVKHLIEEINKKGRKIAAFFAESLPSVGGQIILPQGYFSKVAEHVRSAGGVFVADEVQTGFGRTGTHFWAFQLQGEDFCPDIVTLGKPMGNGHPLACVATTVEIAGAFTANGVEYFNTFGGNPVSCAIGLAVLDVIEKEDLRGNAVRVGAHLKDLLKKLQQRHEIIGDVRGVGLFVGLELVTDRRTKTPATKTAAWVVKRLKEEDRICVSTDGPWESVLKFKPPMCFSMEDAELVVRCIDRILTESLTPSYNTGRNSMNLF; this is translated from the exons ATGGCTGAGGAAAGATTCAGGAAAGAAGAAACCCTCGAAATGAGGCAGAGGTTAATTGG cCAGTCGTGCAGACTCTTCTATTCAGAAGACCCTGTGAAGATAGTCAAAGCAAGAGGACAGTATCTGTTTGATGAAAATGGCAAACGCTACCTGGATTGCATCAGTAACGTCCAACATG TGGGACATTGTCACCCTGCTATAACAAAGGCTGCTACGGCTCAAATGGACCTCCTGAATGCAAATTCACGCTTTCTCCATGACAACATAGTCCTGTATGCAGATCGCCTGGCAGCTACCTTGCCCAAGAAACTGTCTGTCTTCTATTTTGTGAACTCCGG GTCAGAGGCCAACGACCTAGCCTTCCGCCTGGCAGAGCAGTACACCCAACATGAGGACGTCGTGGTGCTAGATCA TGCATACCATGGGCATCTAAAGTCACTCATCGACATTAGTCCTTACAAGTTCCGGAAACTGGCAGGACAGAAAGAATGGGTTCATGTG GCTCCCTTACCTGACACCTACAGAGGCATATATAGAGAGGAGCATCCCAATCCAGGCCAAGCTTATGCTGATACAGTAAAACACTTGATAGAGGAGATCAATAAAAAAGGTCGAAAG ATTGCGGCCTTCTTTGCCGAGTCCTTGCCCAGTGTTGGGGGACAAATCATCTTGCCCCAAGGATACTTCTCTAAAGTCGCAGA ACATGTGCGCTCCGCTGGTGGAGTATTTGTTGCAGACGAAGTTCAGACAGGTTTTGGACGAACCGGCACTCATTTTTGGGCTTTCCAGCTTCAGGGAGAGGATTTCTGCCCGGATATCGTGACCTTGGGGAAGCCGATGGGTAACGGCCATCCGCTGGCATGTGTGGCAACTACTGTGGAGATAGCCGGAGCTTTCACTGCTAATGGAGTGGAGTACTTCAATACG TTTGGGGGGAATCCAGTTTCATGTGCCATTGGCTTGGCGGTTCTTGATGTGATTGAGAAGGAAGATCTAAGAGGAAATGCCGTAAGGGTGGGAGCACATCTCAAAGATTTGCTAAAGAAGCTACAACAAAGACATGAAATAATTGGAGATGTCCG cGGGGTCGGCTTGTTTGTGGGACTAGAGCTGGTTACAGACAGACGAACTAAAACTCCTGCCACTAAAACTGCAGCGTGGGTGGTAAAGAG GTTAAAGGAAGAGGATCGAATTTGTGTCAGCACAGACGGCCCCTGGGAAAGTGTCCTGAAGTTCAAGCCTCCCATGTGCTTCAGTATGGAAGACGCAGAGCTGGTTGTTCGGTGCATTGACCGCATCCTCACTG AGTCGTTGACGCCCTCTTACAACACAGGAAGGAACTCAATGAACCTTTTTTGA
- the phykpl gene encoding 5-phosphohydroxy-L-lysine phospho-lyase isoform X2 gives MAEERFRKEETLEMRQRLIGQSCRLFYSEDPVKIVKARGQYLFDENGKRYLDCISNVQHVGHCHPAITKAATAQMDLLNANSRFLHDNIVLYADRLAATLPKKLSVFYFVNSGSEANDLAFRLAEQYTQHEDVVVLDHAYHGHLKSLIDISPYKFRKLAGQKEWVHVAPLPDTYRGIYREEHPNPGQAYADTVKHLIEEINKKGRKIAAFFAESLPSVGGQIILPQGYFSKVAEHVRSAGGVFVADEVQTGFGRTGTHFWAFQLQGEDFCPDIVTLGKPMGNGHPLACVATTVEIAGAFTANGVEYFNTFGGNPVSCAIGLAVLDVIEKEDLRGNAVRVGAHLKDLLKKLQQRHEIIGDVRGVGLFVGLELVTDRRTKTPATKTAAWVVKRLKEEDRICVSTDGPWESVLKFKPPMCFSMEDAELVVRCIDRILTDMEAKNLKLENEDV, from the exons ATGGCTGAGGAAAGATTCAGGAAAGAAGAAACCCTCGAAATGAGGCAGAGGTTAATTGG cCAGTCGTGCAGACTCTTCTATTCAGAAGACCCTGTGAAGATAGTCAAAGCAAGAGGACAGTATCTGTTTGATGAAAATGGCAAACGCTACCTGGATTGCATCAGTAACGTCCAACATG TGGGACATTGTCACCCTGCTATAACAAAGGCTGCTACGGCTCAAATGGACCTCCTGAATGCAAATTCACGCTTTCTCCATGACAACATAGTCCTGTATGCAGATCGCCTGGCAGCTACCTTGCCCAAGAAACTGTCTGTCTTCTATTTTGTGAACTCCGG GTCAGAGGCCAACGACCTAGCCTTCCGCCTGGCAGAGCAGTACACCCAACATGAGGACGTCGTGGTGCTAGATCA TGCATACCATGGGCATCTAAAGTCACTCATCGACATTAGTCCTTACAAGTTCCGGAAACTGGCAGGACAGAAAGAATGGGTTCATGTG GCTCCCTTACCTGACACCTACAGAGGCATATATAGAGAGGAGCATCCCAATCCAGGCCAAGCTTATGCTGATACAGTAAAACACTTGATAGAGGAGATCAATAAAAAAGGTCGAAAG ATTGCGGCCTTCTTTGCCGAGTCCTTGCCCAGTGTTGGGGGACAAATCATCTTGCCCCAAGGATACTTCTCTAAAGTCGCAGA ACATGTGCGCTCCGCTGGTGGAGTATTTGTTGCAGACGAAGTTCAGACAGGTTTTGGACGAACCGGCACTCATTTTTGGGCTTTCCAGCTTCAGGGAGAGGATTTCTGCCCGGATATCGTGACCTTGGGGAAGCCGATGGGTAACGGCCATCCGCTGGCATGTGTGGCAACTACTGTGGAGATAGCCGGAGCTTTCACTGCTAATGGAGTGGAGTACTTCAATACG TTTGGGGGGAATCCAGTTTCATGTGCCATTGGCTTGGCGGTTCTTGATGTGATTGAGAAGGAAGATCTAAGAGGAAATGCCGTAAGGGTGGGAGCACATCTCAAAGATTTGCTAAAGAAGCTACAACAAAGACATGAAATAATTGGAGATGTCCG cGGGGTCGGCTTGTTTGTGGGACTAGAGCTGGTTACAGACAGACGAACTAAAACTCCTGCCACTAAAACTGCAGCGTGGGTGGTAAAGAG GTTAAAGGAAGAGGATCGAATTTGTGTCAGCACAGACGGCCCCTGGGAAAGTGTCCTGAAGTTCAAGCCTCCCATGTGCTTCAGTATGGAAGACGCAGAGCTGGTTGTTCGGTGCATTGACCGCATCCTCACTG ACATGGAGGCCAAGAATCTCAAATTGGAAAATGAAGACGTCTAA
- the nme5 gene encoding nucleoside diphosphate kinase homolog 5: protein MYVISHRIYVERTLAIIKPDVVLKSEEIEKVILKAGFLILQKRKLLLSPEQCSEFYAHQYGTFFFPSLTAFMSSGPIVVMTLARHNAIAHWKSMIGPDNITVAKETDPECLRAKYGTSDLKNGLHGSDTFFAAVREIRFMFPNTVIEPFPSKEQTEEYLSTDVIPVLFRGLTELCKEKPLHPCIWLADWLLNNDPSQPQINAENSLEGEK, encoded by the exons ATGTACGTAATTTCACATCGTATTTATGTTGAAAGAACCCTGGCGATCATCAAACCTGATGTAGTTCTTAAGTCCGAGGAGATCGAGAAAGTCATCCTGAAGGCAGGTTTTTTGATCTTGCAG AAGCGCAAGCTGCTGCTGAGTCCTGAGCAGTGCAGTGAGTTTTACGCACACCAGTACGGGACGTTCTTCTTTCCCAGCCTGACGGCCTTCATGAGCTCCGGCCCCATTGTTGTCATGACGCTGGCTCGGCACAACGCCATCGCTCACTGGAAGTCCATGATAGGCCCTGACAACATCACCGTAGCCAAAGAAACAGATCCAGAATG CCTTCGAGCAAAATACGGAACTTCTGACCTAAAGAACGGTCTTCATGGCAGCGACACGTTTTTTGCAGCAGTGAGGGAGATTAGATTTATGTTTCCCAACA ctgtaattgaACCCTTTCCGTCTAAAGAACAAACCGAGGAGTACTTGAGCACGGACGTAATCCCCGTTCTCTTTCGCGGACTCACTGAGCTCTGTAAGGAAAAGCCTCTCCATCCCTGT ATTTGGCTTGCTGACTGGCTACTGAATAATGATCCAAGCCAGCCTCAAATAAATGCGGAAAACAGTCTGGAAGGTGAAAAGTGA